A region from the Xanthocytophaga agilis genome encodes:
- the gpmI gene encoding 2,3-bisphosphoglycerate-independent phosphoglycerate mutase: MNKKVILIILDGWGIASDSKVSAIDQAQTPFMDSLYPKYKHSKLNTSGLEVGLPEGQMGNSEVGHMNIGAGRVVYQDLVKVNKAVEEHTLDNEPVLVEALNYAKNNGKKVHFIGLVSDGGVHSHIDHLKGLCSIAHKYGLSDVFIHAFMDGRDTDPKGGLAYMEDLQNHLSTSTGKVATITGRYYAMDRDKRWGRVKQAYYAMTKGVGVNVQDPLEGIRKSYESGVTDEFIRPIILTDKDEKPVGLIEKGDVVLCFNFRTDRGREITQVLTQQDFPDFQMEKLDLYYVTMTNYDDTFQNVKVIFDKDNLNNTLGEVLSKAGKKQIRIAETEKYPHVTFFFSGGREEPFEGEKRLMCASPKVATYDLKPEMSAFELRDAIIPELQKKEVDFVCLNFANADMVGHTGVFEAAVKACEAVDQCTEAVVKAALENGYTSIIIADHGNSDCMVNPDGTPNTAHTTNPVPCILVDNDFKGTLKDGKLGDLAPTILTLIGVDIPAEMTGNILIS; encoded by the coding sequence AGTAGGATTACCAGAAGGTCAGATGGGAAACAGTGAAGTAGGACATATGAATATTGGTGCTGGGAGAGTAGTCTACCAAGATCTGGTAAAAGTAAACAAAGCAGTTGAAGAACATACACTAGACAATGAACCTGTATTGGTAGAAGCATTAAATTATGCAAAAAATAATGGAAAGAAAGTCCATTTTATCGGATTGGTTTCTGATGGAGGCGTTCACTCTCATATTGATCATTTGAAGGGGCTATGTAGCATTGCTCACAAGTATGGTCTTTCAGATGTATTCATTCATGCTTTTATGGATGGTCGGGATACTGATCCCAAAGGAGGGCTGGCATATATGGAAGATCTCCAAAATCACCTGAGTACATCAACCGGAAAAGTAGCTACTATTACGGGTCGTTACTATGCAATGGATCGGGATAAGCGCTGGGGTCGTGTAAAACAAGCTTACTATGCTATGACCAAAGGAGTTGGGGTAAATGTACAGGATCCGTTAGAAGGTATTCGTAAATCGTATGAAAGCGGTGTAACAGATGAGTTTATCCGGCCAATTATTCTTACAGATAAAGACGAAAAACCTGTAGGCTTGATAGAAAAAGGAGATGTAGTATTGTGCTTTAATTTCCGTACTGATCGTGGAAGAGAAATCACTCAGGTATTGACTCAACAGGATTTTCCTGACTTTCAAATGGAAAAACTGGATCTGTATTATGTGACAATGACAAATTATGATGACACCTTCCAGAATGTTAAAGTTATTTTTGATAAGGATAACCTGAATAATACACTGGGGGAAGTATTATCAAAAGCGGGCAAAAAACAAATCCGGATTGCTGAAACAGAAAAATATCCGCATGTTACCTTCTTCTTCTCTGGTGGGCGTGAAGAGCCATTTGAAGGTGAAAAACGCTTGATGTGTGCCTCTCCTAAAGTGGCTACCTATGATCTGAAACCAGAAATGAGTGCATTTGAACTCAGAGATGCTATCATTCCGGAATTGCAGAAAAAAGAAGTAGATTTTGTATGTCTGAACTTTGCTAATGCAGATATGGTTGGTCATACAGGAGTGTTTGAGGCAGCAGTGAAAGCCTGTGAAGCAGTAGACCAGTGTACAGAAGCTGTAGTAAAAGCAGCTTTAGAGAATGGCTATACGTCAATCATTATTGCTGATCATGGTAATTCTGATTGTATGGTTAATCCTGATGGCACACCAAATACTGCCCATACTACAAATCCAGTACCCTGTATATTAGTAGACAATGATTTCAAAGGAACTCTGAAGGATGGAAAATTAGGTGATCTGGCTCCTACCATTTTAACACTTATAGGAGTAGATATTCCTGCTGAGATGACAGGAAATATTCTGATCTCCTAA
- a CDS encoding Glu/Leu/Phe/Val dehydrogenase, which yields MAYIEPAPIKDKENPLESMMSRFDAAAQLLGIDEQMYHILKVPARQVIVGLPVTMDDGTIKVFEGIRVIHSNILGPAKGGIRFDPDVTLDEVRALAAWMTWKCAVVDIPYGGAKGGIACNPRAMSSGEIERLMRAYTIAMLDIFGPDKDIPAPDMGTSPREMAWLMDEYSKAKGMTVTAVVTGKPLVLGGSLGRTEATGRGVMVTALAAMEKLRINPYRSTGAVQGFGNVGSHTAALLHERGVTVQAISDLSGAYFNDKGINITEAMRYRDTHGGSLEGFGGAEKITNDELLTLPVDVLVPAAKEDVITMENASRIQAKMIIEGANGPTSASADAVINEKGILVAPDILANAGGVTVSYFEWVQNRLGYKWTLERVNRRSDRIMRDAFDKVYQTSLDFKVSMRIAAYIVAIKKVSDTYKYRGGY from the coding sequence ATGGCTTATATCGAACCCGCGCCAATCAAAGACAAGGAAAATCCTCTGGAATCCATGATGTCACGATTTGACGCAGCGGCGCAACTTCTGGGTATAGATGAGCAAATGTATCATATACTCAAAGTACCTGCAAGACAGGTAATTGTAGGATTACCTGTAACAATGGATGATGGTACCATCAAAGTATTTGAAGGAATCCGGGTAATACATTCTAACATATTAGGTCCGGCCAAAGGTGGTATCCGCTTTGATCCGGATGTGACTCTGGATGAAGTACGTGCCTTAGCTGCCTGGATGACCTGGAAATGTGCAGTCGTAGACATTCCGTATGGTGGTGCCAAGGGAGGTATTGCCTGCAATCCACGTGCAATGTCTTCCGGGGAGATCGAGCGTCTAATGCGTGCTTATACCATTGCAATGCTTGATATATTTGGGCCGGATAAAGATATTCCTGCTCCAGATATGGGAACCAGCCCACGCGAAATGGCCTGGCTTATGGATGAATATTCTAAAGCAAAGGGTATGACAGTAACTGCAGTGGTGACTGGTAAACCTCTTGTATTGGGAGGCTCTCTGGGCCGGACAGAAGCCACTGGACGAGGAGTAATGGTAACGGCATTGGCCGCCATGGAAAAACTTCGGATTAACCCATATCGTTCTACAGGTGCTGTACAAGGGTTTGGTAACGTAGGCTCTCATACAGCTGCTCTATTACATGAGAGAGGAGTAACTGTACAGGCAATCAGTGATTTAAGTGGAGCTTATTTCAATGACAAAGGAATTAATATAACAGAAGCCATGCGGTATCGGGATACTCATGGGGGATCGTTAGAAGGTTTTGGCGGTGCTGAGAAGATTACCAATGATGAGCTGTTAACGCTTCCTGTAGATGTACTGGTTCCTGCTGCGAAAGAAGATGTAATTACAATGGAAAATGCATCCAGAATACAGGCTAAGATGATTATTGAAGGTGCTAATGGACCTACTTCTGCATCTGCTGATGCAGTAATCAACGAAAAGGGAATTCTGGTAGCTCCAGATATTCTAGCCAATGCAGGTGGTGTAACTGTCTCTTATTTTGAATGGGTGCAAAATCGCCTGGGCTATAAATGGACGCTGGAACGTGTCAATCGTCGTAGCGACAGAATTATGCGGGATGCTTTTGATAAGGTATATCAGACTTCACTGGATTTTAAAGTTTCTATGCGTATTGCTGCTTATATTGTAGCGATCAAGAAGGTATCTGATACATACAAATACAGAGGTGGCTATTAA
- a CDS encoding tetratricopeptide repeat protein → MNEANKKNHFSRVELKQRLQQLEAEIQAKEAYAEIPLSSIRKNNWKVCFLLLLPVLFATGYFLYTRAYNKKLFSQYYEPYPNVIGYTLQNTVEGPASRTEALQLYEQGRYADALKYFEQASQMGKEHTDFLFYAGIASIEVNQLDKAEAYMQEVVKHPNSSFVSQAEWYLALIHLRKSEPNQAKEHLRLLTQSTDPFKEKASSLLNKL, encoded by the coding sequence ATGAATGAAGCAAATAAAAAAAATCACTTTTCCCGTGTGGAATTAAAGCAGCGACTACAACAATTGGAGGCAGAAATCCAGGCAAAAGAGGCATATGCAGAGATTCCATTATCTAGTATTCGAAAAAATAATTGGAAAGTTTGTTTTCTTCTCTTACTGCCTGTTTTATTTGCTACAGGGTATTTTCTATATACTAGAGCCTATAATAAAAAGCTGTTTAGCCAATATTATGAACCCTATCCTAATGTAATAGGCTATACATTACAAAATACAGTTGAAGGACCTGCTTCACGAACAGAAGCGTTACAACTATATGAACAGGGACGCTATGCAGATGCCCTCAAATATTTTGAACAAGCTTCACAGATGGGGAAAGAACACACTGATTTTCTATTTTATGCAGGGATTGCAAGTATAGAGGTAAACCAACTCGATAAAGCAGAGGCGTATATGCAGGAAGTTGTCAAACATCCTAACAGTAGTTTTGTATCTCAGGCTGAATGGTATCTGGCTTTAATTCATCTTCGAAAAAGTGAGCCCAACCAAGCTAAAGAACATTTACGATTATTAACTCAATCTACAGATCCATTTAAAGAAAAGGCATCCTCACTACTGAATAAATTATAG